The DNA segment GCTCTAACCTTCCGTCTCTTTCTCTTAAGTCTTCTAACTCTCTTCTTTCTCCACTTATTACGCATATCGAAAGCCGATTTGGTTTTATTTGGAtgattcttttattatgaAATAAACAAGTGTAAACAATCgacaattaaaataatagaaattaTAGAATAagattttttatataagagacatacacatacatatatatataaatatgtaatAGTTGTTAGTTGAtgaaatttgaataatctaaaattaatttgaaaCCTCGAGTCGACgaagaaaaagaatgaaaaaaaaaatgaaataaaatgaaaaattatgtTTTTAGGTTTCAGAACATAAAAAAAGGGCCATCAACCGTTAAGAAAAACCTGAAGAAGAACCGCATGcacaaataataataaaggaAATTTAAACAGtttagaaaaataaatagggtataataataatcagaTTAAAATTGTTGTGAAATCATTTTGTACTACATAATAAAATGAGGTTTACCATATAATTATTagtatttgaatttaatattttattctcAATACTATGGCTAATTGTGGTTTGTGTCAGGGTAACTATCAGTTTCAAGTTAAAATGCCAACAGTTTTTTGGGGTGGGAGACTCAACTGGCAGAAactcattttttttgaagagATGAAAGCGGGGAGGAGGAAAAGTTGGAATAGCaattccaaaaaaaattaagaaatgaAAACTACAGCATACTATTTCCTGTTTAATGGTACTGATGTATGGGTGTATGCAGTCCCAGATTATGTTGTGGTGTTTTTGTATGAAATTGGGGGAAGCGTCTGGGATGTGAGGAAaaagtattattatgtCGATAAAATAACATTTGTGTCACTAACAAATGTGCGACACATTATGTATTgataaagaatataaagTAAACTTcattttgttattatttaatagtATGTTAATGTTTTAGGGTTTGTCTCATCATAtatagttatatatatattagttgGTTTATTTCATGGCTCGTTTTGAATCCAAACGTTCCTCTAATGgcaataaaaaagaaagcagagaatgattttaaatttttgaattattattctcATAATCCTACTTCAATTCCACCATTTGCATTAGAATCCAATTTTTTAAGAGGAAATGAGTTAGAATCCGGTTATGTGAAGATAATTAGTTCTCGCTGCAAAGACAATGTTAATGCGTCAAACCCGCAATATTATGAAGATCCAGAGATtgcaaataaattttcaactTTAGATTCAGAATGGGGAGGTGAAGAAcgattaaaaaatatattcaatatacCAGATATTGAGAAGATGagttttgaaaattttgaagataagAAAAAATGGCGTCAATATATTTCGGAAATTAAAGAACTTTATCATATAAAACCGAAGAAAGCATATACAAGCACATTCACTTGCCAGAACTATTCTAATAGTAGTATAATATGTAAAGAGTGGATAAgagatgaaattaataaagaaaaagaacATTGGATCGGATTCAAAAATcaacaattaaaacaatataaacCAATCATCAAAAACTTTATTCTGaataacatttttttcagattatttttaagattaataattattggATTATGTGTTGCAGTGGTTACAGTTTCTTCTAATATAATTGCAAATTCAAGAGCAGAACGGGTATTCTTAGAAGATAaaccatttttcaataattataCAATCGAtttgatgataaatttCTCGGATTTGATTTTTAATGTATTTTCCAATTCATTAGCCATAATTTACAATCTATATATTGGATACGACGAATTTGCAGGCAAACCCATCGGATTAAACAATCCAACAAGTCATGCAGTATTTCTTATGTTAGATCTGTTTTTTATAATAGTGGAAAACGTTAATTTATCGttatcaatgaattatataataaacaCAAGACActcatttaataaaaaagataaccagttaaatgaaaatttcaaatcaattgatattaCAATCCAGTTGTTaattaaaacattttgtcaacaagaacaattattaatattattaacttttttgTTAGAGTTAATATGGACATTTACCTTTTGTATTGgtataataaagatattagATAAAACCAATTCGAATACAAGTTATAATAGAAATAGACcaaattcaaaacaatTCCGAATACGTCACTGAAACGTCACTGAAAACATATCATAGTGTAcatattcatatataataaaaaatattagagaTATATATCACTGTAAGGTCTTACTTAAGAAAGTAGAATCCAAATTTTACATTACATAATCGTTAGCAGATCGACAACCTAGATCTCCAGTTATTCATTCTTATTCTTATAGTTGCTTTGAGCTAACGGACGAGTAAATGAATGGGAGGTTCCATTGGtgtatattaaaatatctgGATCTAATCTAACCTAACAAGGTTTCCCACTATACCGGAGATCACTTACTCTCCTAATCAAACCACCCACCCTCTAGTTCACTGTCTAAATCTCCTTATTTTCCGTACTTTacttattttcttttcgCCCGTGAAAGGAACTTTCTGAGGAAGTTAAGAGTAACCGGGGACAGCCAGACCCCTCACGTCTTTCACAATATCTGGGGCGCGAAGGGGACAGAGCAGTTGAGGAGATTGAAAGGAAATGAGAGGGGGATGGTGGGATGAGAAGAATTAGTGGCAAAACAACAGATAGAAATAGGTCACTAGCAACTGAAGAACAAACGCATACAAAGTGTTATCATTAACGAATTACAGTTTTAGTTCATTATGTATTAAGCATTTGCTTGCTGCctttttcttaattttgtaattttatatattctataCATTTTAATTGGAGCAATTTATAAAAGAGAGATAATATAACCTTAAATactattataaattttaagcaactatatatacatacGTATATAACTTATATTTCCTTTTCATTGTTTCTAATGATTACgatttttttgtattattatgaGCAACTGttaatatacatatataattgaacacatatatacacatacatacaAACAACACAACTATATCAAAtcaagaaacaaaaaatgttaTCGCGCTCGTCTGCTTTAAAGAATTctgttaaaaatatacatcCTCTTGCATACATTAGACTTTATACCGAAGGTGCCACTGGTGCTCCAAGGTCGGAAGGTGGAGGTGATTCTTTCACAAAAAGAGAGAAGGCTAATGAAGATTATTTCATAAGACAACATGAGAAAGAACAGCTGGCTGAATTAAGAAACCAATtacaaaaacaacaaaaaaagtTGGATCAAATAGAAAGCAAGATTGAGCAACTATCAAAGTAAGGGTCCACCAATCcttgttttttaatatattcattcaCAATTAATCAGAAGATACTACATTGggtttgatttttttttcttccttCAGTAAGATTTAAAGTCTGAGAAAagttattgttttaattcattgctcttttattaaaatgtatGAGATATCTATTCTTAATTCAATGCttaattgaagaataaCATGCATATAACTCGATGGAAAAAATACTAAAATTAAAcatctaaatattttatatatacacgTATACTTttgacaataaaatattcttattatcaCTCTCGATAATACTGCGAAAAGGCTATTCCCTAGTTagattaaatttgataaatatctGGTAATTGTTGGAATCTGTGTAACTCCAACATCGATCTCAAtacttatattttattctatAACATTTTATTCAAAGGAGTTTAACTGGGAATCCGTTATACTATTATcctaaaaataaaaaacgCCAAAAATGTTTTCACAAAAAGCAAAACCTTGTTGGTATACTATACAAACTCTGTTACCTGGGATGCCGTTACTATGGCATTAATGTTAACTAAAACGAAAATAAGCTTTAAATATGGTACTTCGTTTACCTtataaattgattttgttgCAACATTTACAATTTAATTAGTGTCTACCTCCAATTAATGCTTTTCATCGTGGTAAAACACTTACTCGTTTTTACgcttttttattaatttaatttttattcaacATGAGATGATGGAAACCCTAACTAAAGAGaagattattattaatccTTGATCTATATCATTCAACAAGCAATGGCCACGGATTTATTTTCCCctttcataatttttttttgatttgaaaCAAGAACGATTCGATGTTTAAgatattatatatgaaaataatatcattgtATATAAAGGACATAATATATCCAATggtttttaaaatttaacaagtgtaaaaatatcattcgCTTTTCAAGTagttttttttcttcacAATCAACTCCAGATATCCTAACAGTGTTGGTCAAGAATATAGAATTGTGATATACTCTTCAAATGATAGGAATTCATGTTTATATAagcatatatatgtgtgaACAGAGTTGATTTCAATAAGTTGAATGTGACATTAATTCAAAACCAATGCATACACTCACTTATATTTGATGATTTTTTGAGGCAACAGGAATGTTCACCTTTCTATTCTGAAAAAAGTGGGCATTCGAGCATTTTAAATAGTGAGGCCATATACAAAGAGAGCAATTATAATTAGTATACTAttgattgaaatttttaattcGATTTCCCATATAATAAACTGTTATTAAGAGGTATACAGCCGTTGATTCCAATATTTTTGACTTTATCACATAAATGGAATTAAACATTTAACAATGGGCATCTAACTGAGTTTATCAAGGTGTCggtaattttttatttgttgactatattattaaaggagtgaaaaaaaacaaaattcaaaaaccAAAACCCGAATATCAATTTGTCgaaataaacaaaatcCATCGGTTTTATTGTCAAAAGAGCGTCAGATTTTAGTGTTAAACTGATCAACCAATGATTTTCTAAAAAgatatgaatatttttgttgtaCAGATCTATTTTCATCCAGCAGCCAACACTCAAAAAATGAGAAACTTCGTTGCGACCATATTAGTACATAAACACGAGTTGTTAAAATAGTACTACAAGAAATGCCTATTGTTCCTCGGCTTTAACCAGATGATAATTCTTagcaaaagaaaaatgatttGTTATGTGTCCAAATTCGGTAATTGTGAAGCCTCTATACATTCAGCAAGgaacattatttttttttttcgtTTCTATCAACGAAATAAATAACGATTCAGCTTTAAAATCTGaatttgtttaaatttatatggTCTTATATCTATCTTCCTTTTCCCAGTCAATACAAAGGAGAGACAAGACAGCtaaagaaacaattttCACATCCAGTATGACAAGAAGGAGGAGAGACAGAAAGAGAGAAAGAACTGTTTTTATACTCGCAATTTCAATAAGGTTGACATAATTGGCTGAAGTACACTTGTATCTAAAAAAGTTCTGCTTCATAACAATGAAGTTGAATATCTGTAAATTTGTTGCAAGAGTTAAGAGCATCACGTAGTTTTTTACTAACAGAAGCCATCCATCCATCGATTTAACCAGAGACACATCGGGCGCtacttattattatcactAAATAAGGAcaaaaatcatttttcaagATTGTTAAATTCAAGAGAGAATAATGAGGTATATTTCCCATAACTTTGGTTACTGAAAATTACCGTCTCAGGCAAAAGagttaaatatatgaaaacaaagaaaCCGGTTTCTTAGTTTTCATAGAAGGCTTCAGTGTTAGGGGGGAGCTGAACATCCATTAACCAccatatcatcattatatGATATTATGTTCATCTACTACTAACTCTTCTTCTCTTAATGGGCCACTCGATGTATGTAATTAAAGCCAtcaaaaattcaaagagTTAAAGCACTCAACCTAATCCGGTTCATTTCGTTAAAATTCCTTGCATTCTATTACAGCATACGTTGTTTTCTTGCAGACCGTTAACGAATGAGCAAATCAATTCATTGGTTTATAACCCAAAATAGACAA comes from the Tetrapisispora phaffii CBS 4417 chromosome 1, complete genome genome and includes:
- the TPHA0A03210 gene encoding uncharacterized protein (similar to Saccharomyces cerevisiae YDL133W; ancestral locus Anc_7.297); translated protein: MAIKKKAENDFKFLNYYSHNPTSIPPFALESNFLRGNELESGYVKIISSRCKDNVNASNPQYYEDPEIANKFSTLDSEWGGEERLKNIFNIPDIEKMSFENFEDKKKWRQYISEIKELYHIKPKKAYTSTFTCQNYSNSSIICKEWIRDEINKEKEHWIGFKNQQLKQYKPIIKNFILNNIFFRLFLRLIIIGLCVAVVTVSSNIIANSRAERVFLEDKPFFNNYTIDLMINFSDLIFNVFSNSLAIIYNLYIGYDEFAGKPIGLNNPTSHAVFLMLDLFFIIVENVNLSLSMNYIINTRHSFNKKDNQLNENFKSIDITIQLLIKTFCQQEQLLILLTFLLELIWTFTFCIGIIKILDKTNSNTSYNRNRPNSKQFRIRH
- the INH1 gene encoding ATPase inhibitor (similar to Saccharomyces cerevisiae INH1 (YDL181W) and STF1 (YDL130W-A); ancestral locus Anc_7.294) → MLSRSSALKNSVKNIHPLAYIRLYTEGATGAPRSEGGGDSFTKREKANEDYFIRQHEKEQLAELRNQLQKQQKKLDQIESKIEQLSK